A single Seriola aureovittata isolate HTS-2021-v1 ecotype China chromosome 19, ASM2101889v1, whole genome shotgun sequence DNA region contains:
- the sprtn gene encoding DNA-dependent metalloprotease SPRTN yields the protein MDEDFLLAIQLQEQFDSEYETSLFPSDCFEDNGFGQSSKKRKVDAAPGGGSDVVPYFKPAAQPERPLSIVDESWEILDPSPDVRAMFLEFNDMFFWGKLSGVEVKWSPRMTLCAGVCSYEGRGGLCSIRLSEPLLKLRPRKDLVQTLLHEMIHALLFVTQNNRDRDGHGPEFCKHMNRINKATGTNITIYHSFHDEVDVYRQHWWRCNGPCQNRKPYFGYVKRAMNRAPSSLDPWWEDHRRTCGGAYTKIKEPEGYGKKGKKDGKTSDKKASGNGKASSTTTTTTTGSGSQDIRNIIPFSGKGFVLGVKSQSSTSSSPSHKPPVPAVKSPTSSPVSPPKKLPTPSSPAKSLTSPVRSGPDKTGISAAFRSIRPAASTGQKPPVKRSVSNTRVFVNIGGSPVRIPKPHSGSSSLGAEKIKQRSIEDLFNSIGVRKSVGHSPSNTETKRDSWTSPKSTTSAASASSSFPKQQSSSSASTSKPSPSKSSQGSPAKPLQSKYFNHSNSDSTLGAAGGGQTSRKRPWDDRNSSASIFDFFQKTLGSDSAAASSRESTKTKTPAMQHRTATTTTTSSSSSSSTTSSLPSSAALHSVTSTSTSTSTSTSTSSSSSSSSSSSSSSALMVSCPVCQAKVQESKINQHLDSCLS from the exons ATGGATGAGGATTTTCTGCTCGCTATTCAGCTACAGGAGCAGTTTGACAGTGAATATGAGACCTCATTATTTCCATCAGACTGTTTTGAGGATAACGGCTTCGGACAAAGCAGTAAGAAACGAAAAGTGGATGCAGCCCCTGGAGGTGGCAGTGATGTTGTCCCCTACTTTAAGCCCGCTGCCCAGCCTGAGAGGCCGCTGTCCATCGTGGACGAGTCCTGGGAGATACTGGACCCCAGCCCCGATGTCAGAGCCATGTTTCTGGAGTTCAATGACATGTTCTTCTGGGGAAAACTCAGCGGTGTGGAGGTTAAGTGGAGCCCCAGAATGACACT gtgtgctggtgtgtgttcTTACGAGGGCCGAGGTGGATTGTGTTCGATCAGACTCAGTGAGCCTCTGCTGAAGCTGAGACCTAGAAAAGACCTGGTTCAG ACACTCCTCCATGAAATGATTCACGCCCTCCTGTTTGTGACCCagaacaacagagacagagatggtcACGGACCCGAGTTCTGCAAACATATGAACCGAATCAACAAGGCCACTGGAACAAATATTACT ATCTACCATAGCTTCCATGATGAGGTTGATGTGTACCGACAGCACTGGTGGCGATGCAACGGGCCCTGTCAAAACCGCAAGCCCTACTTTGGCTACGTGAAGAGGGCCATGAACCGGGCTCCGTCTTCTTTGGACCCTTGGTGGGAGGACCACCGGAGGACGTGTGGCGGGGCGTACACCAAGATCAAGGAGCCTGAAGGATATGGCAAGAAAGGCAAGAAGGACGGGAAGACCTCAGATAAGAAGGCCTCAGGAAATGGCAAGGCTTCAagtacaactacaactacaactacag GTTCTGGATCACAGGACATAAGGAATATTATCCCATTTAGTGGCAAAGGCTTCGTACTCGGAGTGAAGTCACAGTCCTCTACGTCTTCCTCCCCTTCTCACAAACCACCGGTGCCTGCTGTGAAATCCCCTACATCCAGCCCCGTCTCCCCTCCCAAGAAACTCCCCACCCCTTCATCCCCAGCTAAAAGTCTCACATCTCCTGTTCGCTCCGGCCCTGATAAAACAGGGATCTCCGCTGCCTTTCGTTCCATCAGACCAGCAGCCTCCACGGGGCAGAAGCCACCTGTAAAGAGGTCTGTCAGTAATACGAGGGTTTTTGTCAACATCGGTGGCTCACCAGTCAGAATCCCTAAACCCCACAGCGGCAGCAGTAGCCTGggagcagagaaaataaagcaaaggtCCATTGAAGACCTTTTCAACAGCATAGGTGTCAGGAAATCAGTTGGGCATTCCCCCTCAAATACAGAAACTAAAAGAGATTCATGGACATCACCAAAGAGTACCACGAGTGctgcctctgcctcttcctcctttcctaaACAACAAAGTTCTTCCTCTGCCAGCACATCTAAACCTAGTCCAAGCAAATCTAGTCAAGGCAGCCCTGCTAAACCACTACAGTCAAAATATTTCAATCATTCCAACAGTGACAGTACGCTAGGAGCTGCCGGTGGGGGTCAGACATCAAGGAAGAGGCCGTGGGACGACCGCAACAGCTCAGCCAGCATCTTTGACTTCTTCCAGAAAACCTTAGGCAGCgattcagcagcagcatcatcgaGGGAGTCAACGAAGACAAAAACACCTGCAATGCAGCACAGaactgccaccaccaccaccacctcctcctcctcctcatcttccactacatcttctcttccttcctctgcagCATTGCACAGCGttacctccacctccacctccacctccacctccacctccacctcctcctcctcctcctcctcctcctcctcctcctcctcctccgcgcTGATGGTCAGCTGTCCTGTGTGCCAAGCAAAGGTGCAGGAGTCAAAGATCAACCAGCATCTTGATTCCTGCCTCTCGTGA
- the exoc8 gene encoding exocyst complex component 8 yields MSETGNRLRKLLESPNFDPQNYVKQLSQQSDGDRDLQEHRQKIQNLADETAQNLKKNVYKNYRQFIETAKEISYLESEMYQLSHILTEQKSIMESITQALLSTDKDETSKEMQAAFPKETEELKQRTLTSLLEKVEGGKNIMDTPGRHLVYNGDLVEFDVDNMSPIQKVHAFLMNDCLLIATWLPNRRGTVKYKYNALYDLESFAVVNVKDNPPMKDMFKILMFPDSRIFQAENSKIKKEWLEILDETKKNKVTKDKHKKEEEVPTSPVRPEVSTNPFDEEDDQPPDAEENVDLSLEWIQELPEDLDVCIAQRDFEGAVDLLDKLNEYLKDQPVTQKVKELRSKVDERVRQLTEVLVFELSPDRSLRGGPKATRRAVSQLIRLGQSTKACELFLKNRAAAVQTAIRQLRIEGATLLYIHKLCNIFFTSLLETAKEFEMDFAGNTGCYSAFVVWSKSAMRMFVDAFSKQVFDSKESLSTAAECVKVAKEHCQQLTEIGLDLTFTLQSLLVKDIKAALQSYKDIIIEATKHRNSEEMWRRMNLMTPEALAKLKDEMRSCGMGSFEQYTGDDCWVNLSYTIVAFTKQMMSFLEEGLKLYFPELHMVLLESLREIILVAVQHVDYSLRCEQDPEKKAFIMQNASFLHDTVLPVVERRFEEGVGKPAKQLQDLRKSTRPVRINPESTTSVV; encoded by the exons ATGTCGGAAACGGGAAACCGACTACGGAAACTGCTCGAATCGCCTAATTTCGACCCGCAAAATTACGTGAAGCAGCTGTCACAGCAGTCCGATGGCGACAGAGATTTGCAGGAGCACCGTCAAAAAATCCAAAACTTGGCCGACGAAACGGCTCAAAACCTAAAGAAAAATGTCTACAAGAACTACAGACAGTTTATCGAGACGGCCAAAGAGATTTCCTATCTGGAGAGTGAAATGTACCAGCTGAGCCACATCCTGACAGAGCAGAAGAGCATCATGGAGAGCATCACTCAGGCCTTGTTGTCCACTGACAAGGATGAGACGTCGAAAGAGATGCAAGCTGCTTTCCCCAAAGAAACAGAGGAGCTGAAGCAGAGGACGCTCACCTCACTGCTGGAGAAAGTGGAAGGGGGTAAAAACATCATGGACACCCCAGGGAGGCACCTTGTCTACAATGGTGACCTTGTTGAGTTTGATGTAGACAACATGTCCCCCATCCAGAAGGTGCACGCTTTCCTCATGAATGACTGCCTGTTAATCGCCACCTGGCTGCCAAACCGTAGAGGCACTGTCAAGTATAAATACAACGCCTTGTACGACTTGGAGAGCTTCGCTGTGGTCAACGTAAAGGACAATCCTCCCATGAAGGACATGTTCAAGATCCTCATGTTCCCAGACAGCCGCATCTTCCAGgcagaaaacagcaaaatcaAGAAGGAGTGGCTGGAGATCCTGGACGAGACCAAGAAGAACAAAGTCACCAAGGACAAGCacaagaaagaggaggaggtccCTACTTCTCCTGTAAGACCTGAGGTGTCCACCAATCCTTTCGATGAGGAAGATGACCAGCCGCCTGATGCTGAAGAAAATGTGGACCTAAGCCTTGAGTGGATCCAGGAGCTGCCAGAGGATCTGGACGTCTGCATCGCCCAGAGAGACTTTGAGGGCGCTGTGGACCTGCTGGACAAGCTCAACGAGTATCTCAAAGACCAGCCGGTCACCCAGAAGGTCAAAGAGCTCAGATCCAAGGTGGATGAGCGTGTGCGGCAGCTGACTGAAGTCCTGGTTTTCGAGTTGTCCCCAGATCGGTCCCTTCGTGGAGGACCCAAAGCCACCCGACGGGCTGTGTCCCAGCTGATCAGATTAg GCCAGTCCACGAAGGCCTGTGAGCTGTTTCTGAAAAACCGAGCTGCTGCAGTCCAGACGGCCATACGGCAGCTTCGCATCGAGGGAGCCACGCTGCTCTACATCCACAAACTCTGCAACATCTTCTTCACCAGCTTGCTGGAGACGGCCAAGGAGTTTGAGATGGATTTTGCAGGAAACACGGGCTGCTACTCTGCCTTCGTGGTCTGGTCCAAATCAGCCATGAGGATGTTTGTGGACGCCTTCAGCAAACAG GTGTTTGACAGTAAGGAGAGCCTGTCCACAGCGGCAGAGTGTGTTAAAGTGGCTAAAGAGCATTGTCAACAGCTGACAGAGATTGGGCTGGACCTGACCTTCACCCTGCAGTCTCTGCTGGTCAAAGACATCAAGGCGGCCCTGCAGAGCTACAAGGACATCATCATCGAAGCCACAAAGCACCGAAACTCTGAGGagatgtggaggaggatgaaCCTCATGACCCCCGAGGCGCTGGCTAAACTCAAG gacGAGATGCGCAGCTGTGGCATGGGCAGCTTCGAGCAGTACACCGGTGATGACTGCTGGGTGAACCTGAGCTACACCATCGTGGCCTTCACAAAGCAAATGATGAGCTTCCTGGAGGAAGGCCTGAAACTCTATTTCCCCGAGCTGCACATGGTGCTGCTGGAGAGCCTGAGGGAGATCATCCTGGTGGCCGTGCAGCACGTGGACTACAGCCTCCGGTGCGAGCAGGACCCTGAGAAGAAGGCCTTCATCATGCAGAACGCCTCCTTCCTCCACGACACCGTGCTGCCCGTGGTGGAGCGCAGGTTCGAGGAGGGCGTGGGCAAGCCGGCAAAACAGCTGCAGGACCTGAGGAAGAGCACGAGGCCGGTTCGAATCAACCCGGAGAGCACCACATCTGTGGTCTGA